In Picosynechococcus sp. PCC 7002, the following are encoded in one genomic region:
- a CDS encoding restriction endonuclease, whose translation MNHSAPPVPTFDALLVPTVQALQTLGGSGTIEEIYEQVIQLLNLPDQILEIIHVNTSQSEVEYRLAWSRTYLKKYGLLENSARGVWSLTSTTINPDDLDPREVVRFVREVDKKNKASIDLPNQSTETTENLDESTWHQQLHEILLSLDPAAFERLAQRLLRESGFIQVQVTGKSGDGGIDGVGIARINGFLSFHVLFQCKRYQGSVTASQIRDFRGAMQGRTDKGLMITTGTFTRDAIKEATRDGAPPIDLIDGEQLVQRLKELGLGVKINLIESVDVDAEWFTKI comes from the coding sequence ATGAATCATTCAGCTCCCCCAGTACCTACTTTTGATGCTTTGCTGGTTCCTACTGTTCAAGCTCTGCAAACATTAGGAGGCTCTGGCACCATTGAAGAAATTTATGAACAGGTCATCCAGTTATTAAATCTGCCAGATCAGATTCTTGAAATTATTCATGTAAACACATCCCAGAGTGAAGTCGAATATAGACTGGCATGGAGTCGGACTTATCTAAAAAAATATGGTCTTTTAGAAAATTCAGCACGGGGCGTTTGGTCTTTAACCTCAACGACGATCAACCCCGACGATCTCGATCCTAGGGAAGTTGTTAGGTTTGTTCGAGAAGTAGACAAGAAGAATAAAGCCTCGATAGATTTACCAAACCAATCAACTGAAACTACGGAAAATTTAGATGAAAGCACTTGGCATCAACAGCTTCACGAAATTCTTTTGTCATTAGACCCCGCCGCCTTCGAGCGATTAGCTCAACGGTTGCTGCGTGAGTCTGGTTTTATTCAGGTACAAGTTACAGGTAAATCAGGGGATGGGGGAATTGATGGGGTCGGCATTGCAAGAATTAATGGATTTCTGAGTTTTCATGTACTCTTTCAATGCAAGCGCTATCAAGGCTCAGTGACGGCAAGTCAAATCCGAGATTTCCGAGGCGCAATGCAAGGGAGAACTGATAAAGGCTTGATGATTACAACAGGAACTTTTACGCGAGACGCAATCAAAGAAGCAACTCGTGATGGTGCACCGCCCATTGATTTAATAGATGGTGAGCAGTTAGTTCAACGACTTAAAGAACTTGGCCTAGGGGTCAAAATCAATTTGATTGAGTCAGTCGATGTTGATGCCGAGTGGTTTACCAAGATTTGA
- a CDS encoding beta-ketoacyl-ACP synthase has translation MRVVITGLGLRCALGDRHQAWQKLQRGESAIQLRQPFRDLPVIPVAMLGKEPIDLEILRRSLVEATLVDAGLEPPLEHCGIVIGSSRGFQGQWEKLRYDDQQGHQRGLENWLTYLPNQLAIATAQQVGSQGPVLAPMGACTTGLWAIAQGFELLQRGDRPQVLAGAVESPVTPLSITGFQKMGALATTGCFPFDQRREGLVLGEGGAIFLLETLESAQQRNAKIYGEILGWSFTCDAHHMSAPQGNYQVAMKAIAQCLDWAGLEPENIDHIHPHGTSTRLNDQAEATMIEMLFPHRPFVSGSKGATGHTLGASGALGVAFSLLMLREQRLFPCVGLEQSEFDLNFVMKAQNTPLRNALCFSFGFGGQNGAIALQKYF, from the coding sequence GTGCGGGTAGTGATAACGGGCCTGGGTTTACGCTGTGCCCTGGGCGATCGCCACCAGGCTTGGCAAAAATTACAACGGGGAGAAAGCGCGATCCAATTGCGGCAACCGTTTCGGGATTTACCCGTTATTCCGGTGGCGATGTTGGGGAAAGAACCTATAGATTTAGAAATTTTGCGGCGATCGCTCGTTGAGGCGACCCTCGTAGATGCTGGCCTAGAACCGCCTTTAGAACATTGCGGGATTGTGATCGGCTCCAGTCGGGGCTTTCAGGGGCAGTGGGAAAAGCTGCGGTACGACGACCAACAAGGACATCAGAGGGGATTAGAGAATTGGTTAACTTATTTACCCAACCAATTGGCGATCGCCACGGCCCAGCAAGTCGGCTCCCAAGGGCCAGTTTTAGCACCGATGGGGGCTTGTACCACCGGATTATGGGCGATCGCCCAGGGCTTTGAACTTTTGCAACGGGGCGATCGCCCACAGGTGTTAGCCGGAGCAGTGGAATCTCCCGTCACGCCTTTGAGTATTACGGGGTTCCAGAAAATGGGGGCTTTGGCGACGACGGGCTGTTTTCCCTTTGACCAACGGCGAGAAGGTTTGGTTTTAGGGGAAGGGGGGGCGATCTTTCTGCTCGAAACCCTAGAATCGGCCCAGCAACGAAACGCCAAAATTTACGGCGAAATCCTTGGCTGGAGTTTTACCTGTGATGCCCACCACATGAGCGCGCCCCAAGGTAATTATCAGGTCGCAATGAAGGCGATCGCCCAATGTTTAGATTGGGCTGGCCTGGAACCCGAAAATATAGATCACATTCATCCCCACGGCACCAGTACCCGTTTAAATGATCAAGCCGAAGCAACGATGATCGAAATGCTATTTCCCCACCGTCCTTTTGTCAGTGGTAGTAAAGGGGCAACGGGTCACACCCTCGGCGCATCGGGAGCTTTGGGGGTTGCGTTCTCGCTGTTAATGTTGCGGGAGCAACGGCTTTTTCCCTGTGTAGGCTTAGAACAATCAGAATTTGACTTAAATTTCGTCATGAAAGCCCAGAATACTCCACTCCGAAATGCTCTTTGTTTTAGCTTTGGGTTTGGTGGCCAAAATGGGGCGATCGCCCTTCAAAAATATTTTTGA
- a CDS encoding cation:proton antiporter, with product MRHIFLFGQAVSLPANAFTGLVNTLILLLLVATVVALVTRWLRIPYVIGLVLAGLLIPKQILSDAIGLNPEVILNLFLPILIFEAAINTDISRLRSTIKPIALLAGPGVLLAATITAFFLKVSLDLAWLTACAVGVILTITDTVSVIAAFRTVPVPGRLATIVEGESLFNDGIALVLLNIVTTIHLQGSFSVGEGVEQILIAFVGGGLLGLGLGYLCIGLFRQLDDPLSNILLTVAVSLGTFQIGQALGVSSAIAVLIAGLLIGNVALRECSGSVTITLLNFWEYAGFGVNTFIFLFVGIEVAPLSLLQTIPAALLAVVAYQVGRICSIYPLLSVLKFFDRPLPLRWQHVLIFGNVKGSLSMALALGLPLTLQGRSQVITLVFSTVLVSLIGQGLSLPWFVKKLQLAKPSPVRQHLENLQLNLIAAKSAQEELKELLQSGSLPKFLYEELFASYQARIANAEEELRGLYNQRLTQKLSQFENQAYLEGLRHRLFLAEKSAINEAILKGLISDETARPYLQELNQKILALRDP from the coding sequence GTGCGCCACATCTTCCTGTTCGGACAAGCGGTTTCTTTGCCGGCCAATGCCTTTACCGGATTGGTGAATACTTTAATTTTGTTGCTGTTGGTGGCGACGGTCGTGGCACTGGTGACCCGCTGGCTCAGGATTCCCTACGTGATTGGTCTGGTGCTGGCAGGGTTGTTGATCCCCAAACAAATTCTCTCCGATGCCATTGGCTTGAATCCTGAGGTTATTCTCAATTTATTCTTGCCGATTCTAATTTTTGAGGCGGCGATCAATACTGATATCAGTCGTTTGCGCAGCACCATTAAACCGATTGCCCTTTTAGCGGGGCCTGGGGTGCTTTTGGCGGCGACGATCACCGCTTTTTTCCTGAAGGTCAGTTTAGATTTAGCTTGGCTAACGGCCTGTGCGGTGGGCGTGATCCTCACGATTACAGATACGGTGTCGGTGATTGCGGCCTTTCGGACGGTGCCAGTACCGGGGCGACTGGCGACCATTGTGGAAGGGGAAAGTTTGTTTAACGATGGGATTGCCCTTGTTCTACTGAATATTGTGACCACCATTCATCTGCAAGGCTCGTTTAGCGTCGGGGAAGGGGTTGAACAAATTTTAATTGCCTTTGTGGGGGGTGGCTTGCTGGGCCTGGGTCTGGGTTATTTGTGCATTGGTCTGTTCCGGCAATTGGATGATCCCCTCAGTAATATTTTGTTGACGGTGGCGGTCTCCCTGGGCACCTTTCAAATTGGTCAGGCCCTAGGGGTTTCTAGTGCGATCGCCGTGTTGATCGCGGGACTTTTGATCGGCAACGTGGCGCTGCGAGAATGTTCCGGTTCCGTGACGATTACGCTCCTGAATTTCTGGGAATATGCGGGATTTGGAGTGAATACCTTCATTTTTTTGTTTGTGGGGATTGAGGTCGCCCCTTTATCGTTGTTACAGACAATTCCGGCGGCTTTACTGGCGGTGGTGGCCTATCAAGTGGGGCGAATTTGTTCGATTTATCCTCTGCTGTCGGTGCTGAAATTTTTTGACCGTCCCTTGCCCCTCCGCTGGCAGCACGTACTCATTTTCGGTAATGTCAAAGGCTCTTTATCCATGGCCCTCGCCCTCGGCTTGCCTTTAACCCTCCAGGGGCGATCGCAGGTGATTACCCTCGTGTTTAGTACCGTCCTAGTTTCCCTGATTGGTCAAGGTTTGAGCTTGCCTTGGTTCGTGAAAAAGCTCCAACTCGCCAAGCCTTCCCCCGTCCGCCAACACCTCGAAAATTTGCAACTCAATCTAATCGCCGCCAAATCTGCCCAGGAAGAACTCAAGGAACTGTTGCAGAGTGGCAGTTTGCCGAAATTTCTCTACGAAGAACTCTTTGCCAGTTACCAAGCCCGCATTGCCAACGCCGAGGAAGAGTTACGGGGACTTTATAATCAACGCCTCACCCAAAAGTTAAGCCAGTTTGAGAACCAAGCTTATTTAGAAGGCTTGCGCCATCGCCTCTTTCTCGCGGAAAAAAGTGCCATTAACGAAGCAATTCTCAAGGGCTTAATTAGTGATGAGACGGCCCGGCCGTACTTACAGGAGTTAAACCAAAAAATTCTGGCCCTGCGAGATCCCTAG
- a CDS encoding potassium channel family protein, which yields MYVLIGGAGMMGRDLAKTLQRMNHTVAIIDTDAAACQDAREKIGVMAFEGSAVKTSVLIEAGIRKANAVIATLRDDALNLALVTLCKHYGVPQIIVRMRDRDFIEPYKLAGATHIISTTELALNRVVNAIEYPEVDAMMHFEQGQIEVLKLSIPENCAIVGRSVAELAQDHRFPAGTLVIGYQAHPHEELQIPNGSTLLESGSTILAVTKPELVHQLVDFMGLCVA from the coding sequence ATGTACGTTTTAATCGGTGGTGCCGGGATGATGGGACGAGATCTCGCCAAAACCCTCCAGCGGATGAACCACACCGTGGCGATCATTGATACCGATGCCGCCGCCTGTCAGGATGCCCGCGAAAAAATTGGTGTCATGGCCTTTGAAGGAAGTGCCGTTAAAACCAGTGTCCTCATCGAAGCTGGCATCCGCAAAGCCAACGCCGTCATTGCCACGCTCCGAGACGATGCTCTCAATCTGGCCTTGGTAACTCTCTGCAAACACTATGGTGTCCCGCAAATCATTGTCCGGATGCGCGATCGCGACTTTATCGAGCCCTACAAACTCGCGGGGGCAACCCACATTATCAGCACCACAGAACTGGCCCTCAATCGCGTGGTCAATGCCATCGAATATCCCGAAGTCGATGCGATGATGCATTTTGAGCAGGGTCAAATCGAAGTTTTAAAGCTCTCGATTCCTGAAAATTGCGCCATTGTTGGCCGGAGCGTCGCGGAATTAGCCCAGGATCATCGGTTTCCTGCCGGGACATTGGTGATTGGCTACCAAGCGCACCCCCACGAAGAATTACAAATCCCCAACGGCAGTACACTCCTAGAAAGCGGTTCGACAATCCTAGCTGTCACCAAACCAGAACTGGTACACCAATTAGTGGACTTTATGGGGTTATGTGTTGCCTAG
- a CDS encoding RecQ family ATP-dependent DNA helicase — protein MTQTWAQVQHTFQQIWGYDDFRPPQDQIVRSLLAGQDALIIMPTGGGKSICFQLPAILQTGLTLVVSPLVALMENQVQALQEKRLSARLLHSQLSKLERRQTLQAVAKNQLRLLYLSPETLLSPPVWEILIQPQLKVNALILDEAHCLVQWGDTFRPAYRRLGAVRPALLRHKPKGTKMAIAAFTATADPQAQKSISQTLQLKSPKKFVQSPYRPNLQLASRTVWSPKGKRDQLHRLLQTNAKASGLIYVRSRREAETLAMTLGQQNYQTAAYHAGLSPGDRRQQEKDWQTGRLQFVVCTNAFGMGIDKADVRWILHYHPPSLLAEYLQEIGRAGRDGKKSTALSLVSEPTGLLNPEDKNRTRFFQQNLQKQIRHAAKLAQTLPLQGSILELDHQAELSLGILHSTGQLRWRDPFTYERQPTLDPKAFTILRQQQIHAVRQLQTFWRQKTCRWQFLIDSFGFHDQAKDFRCGHCDRCQNSS, from the coding sequence ATGACACAGACTTGGGCGCAGGTGCAGCACACTTTCCAGCAAATTTGGGGCTATGACGATTTTCGGCCGCCCCAGGATCAAATTGTTCGCAGTTTACTCGCCGGACAGGATGCTCTCATTATCATGCCCACCGGCGGCGGCAAATCCATTTGTTTTCAACTGCCAGCAATTCTACAAACGGGCCTGACTCTAGTGGTTTCTCCCCTGGTGGCCCTCATGGAAAATCAGGTGCAAGCTCTCCAGGAAAAACGACTCTCGGCCCGACTCCTCCACAGTCAGTTGTCCAAATTAGAGCGGCGGCAAACCTTGCAGGCAGTAGCAAAAAATCAGTTGCGCTTGCTTTATCTATCGCCAGAAACTCTTTTAAGTCCCCCGGTTTGGGAAATTTTGATTCAACCCCAGCTCAAGGTGAATGCTTTAATCCTCGATGAAGCCCATTGTCTGGTGCAGTGGGGAGATACCTTTCGTCCGGCCTATCGCCGCTTAGGGGCTGTCCGTCCCGCCTTACTGCGCCACAAACCCAAAGGCACAAAAATGGCGATCGCCGCCTTTACCGCCACCGCTGATCCCCAAGCCCAGAAGAGTATCAGCCAAACCCTCCAGCTCAAGAGTCCCAAAAAATTTGTCCAGAGTCCCTATCGCCCCAATTTACAGTTAGCGAGCCGCACCGTTTGGAGTCCCAAGGGCAAACGAGACCAGTTGCACCGATTGCTACAAACCAATGCCAAGGCGTCGGGGTTGATTTACGTCCGGTCGCGGCGGGAGGCGGAAACCCTAGCCATGACCCTGGGGCAACAAAATTATCAGACAGCGGCCTACCATGCGGGTCTTAGTCCAGGCGATCGCCGCCAACAGGAAAAAGATTGGCAAACGGGGCGCTTGCAATTTGTCGTTTGTACTAACGCCTTTGGGATGGGTATTGATAAAGCTGATGTGCGCTGGATTCTTCACTACCATCCCCCTAGTCTGCTGGCGGAGTATCTCCAGGAAATTGGTCGTGCCGGCCGCGACGGTAAAAAAAGCACAGCCCTAAGTTTGGTCAGTGAACCCACGGGCCTTTTAAACCCGGAGGATAAAAATCGCACGCGCTTTTTTCAACAAAATCTCCAAAAGCAGATCCGCCACGCCGCAAAATTGGCCCAGACCCTACCTCTCCAGGGCAGCATTTTAGAACTCGATCACCAGGCAGAATTAAGCCTAGGGATTTTACACAGCACCGGGCAACTCCGCTGGCGGGATCCGTTTACCTACGAACGTCAGCCAACCTTAGATCCGAAAGCCTTCACGATTCTGAGACAGCAACAAATCCACGCCGTTCGCCAGCTACAAACCTTTTGGCGACAAAAAACCTGCCGCTGGCAATTTTTAATCGACAGTTTTGGTTTCCATGACCAGGCCAAAGACTTCCGCTGTGGCCATTGCGATCGCTGTCAGAACTCTTCATGA
- the purU gene encoding formyltetrahydrofolate deformylase, with protein MPTATLLVSCPDQQGLVAKIANFIYANGGNIIHADQHTDLSAGLFLTRIEWELDGFNLPREVIEPAFGAIAKPLGATYSLHFSDQVPRLAIWVTKQDHCLLDLLWRQQAKELKAEIPLIISNHQELEAIAQQFKIDFHHIPITKATKAEQEAKQLALLQEYNIDLVILAKYMQVLSPDFLGKFNQVINIHHSFLPAFAGAKPYHRAYDRGVKIIGATAHYVTQDLDEGPIIEQDVVRVSHRDDVKDLIRKGKDLERIVLSRAVRLHLQHRVLVYGNRTAVFA; from the coding sequence ATGCCCACTGCTACTCTGCTAGTGTCCTGTCCGGATCAACAAGGTCTGGTTGCGAAAATTGCCAACTTTATCTACGCCAATGGCGGCAATATTATCCACGCCGATCAACATACGGATCTCAGTGCTGGTTTATTTCTAACGCGCATCGAGTGGGAGCTAGACGGATTCAACCTGCCACGGGAAGTGATTGAACCCGCTTTTGGGGCGATCGCCAAACCGTTGGGGGCGACCTACAGCTTACATTTTTCTGATCAGGTTCCCCGGCTGGCCATTTGGGTCACCAAACAGGATCACTGTTTGCTGGATCTGCTCTGGCGACAACAGGCAAAAGAACTCAAAGCAGAGATTCCCCTAATCATCAGCAATCACCAGGAACTAGAGGCGATCGCCCAGCAATTTAAGATTGATTTTCACCACATTCCGATCACCAAAGCCACAAAAGCAGAACAAGAAGCAAAACAATTGGCCCTGTTGCAAGAATACAACATCGATCTGGTGATCCTCGCCAAATATATGCAGGTGCTTAGTCCAGATTTTCTTGGCAAGTTTAACCAGGTGATCAATATCCACCATTCCTTTTTACCAGCCTTTGCAGGGGCGAAACCCTACCACCGCGCCTACGACCGGGGTGTAAAAATCATTGGTGCCACGGCCCACTACGTCACCCAGGATCTCGACGAAGGGCCGATTATCGAACAGGATGTGGTGCGGGTCAGCCACCGGGATGACGTGAAAGATCTAATTCGCAAAGGCAAAGATTTAGAACGTATCGTTTTATCCCGCGCCGTCCGCCTCCACCTGCAACATCGCGTTTTAGTTTACGGCAACCGCACCGCCGTCTTCGCCTAA
- the tsaD gene encoding tRNA (adenosine(37)-N6)-threonylcarbamoyltransferase complex transferase subunit TsaD, producing the protein MSIVLAIETSCDETAVAIVNNRKVLGNVVASQIDIHREFGGVVPEVASRHHLESINACIDTAFEQSGLSWSEIEAIATTCAPGLVGALLLGAAAGKTLAMIHNKPFIGVHHLEGHIYASYLSQPELEPPFLCLLVSGGHTSFIEVRGCGEYKLLGETRDDAAGEAFDKVARLLRVGYPGGPVIDRLAKTGDPQAFKLPEGRISLPGGGYHPYDCSFSGLKTAVLRLVQQFETQGKAVPVADIAASFQYTVAQALTKRAVRCAGDRQLQTIVVGGGVAANSGLRQILTAAAAEAGIQVYFPPLKFCTDNAAMIACAAAEHFQKGDRSRLDLPVASRLPITQVQTLYTPLVPLKGKS; encoded by the coding sequence ATGAGCATTGTTTTAGCAATCGAAACAAGTTGTGATGAAACTGCCGTTGCAATTGTTAATAATCGTAAAGTTCTTGGCAATGTGGTTGCTTCACAAATCGACATTCATCGGGAATTTGGCGGCGTTGTGCCAGAGGTGGCATCGCGGCACCATTTAGAAAGTATCAATGCTTGTATTGACACGGCCTTTGAGCAGTCGGGGTTGAGCTGGTCTGAAATTGAGGCGATCGCCACGACCTGTGCGCCGGGCTTAGTGGGGGCTTTGTTGTTGGGAGCGGCCGCCGGAAAAACTCTAGCGATGATTCATAACAAGCCTTTTATTGGCGTTCATCACCTAGAGGGACACATTTATGCCAGCTATCTCAGCCAACCGGAGCTAGAACCGCCCTTTCTCTGCCTCTTAGTTTCTGGGGGGCACACGAGCTTCATTGAGGTGCGCGGTTGTGGGGAATATAAACTGTTGGGGGAAACCCGTGATGATGCGGCTGGAGAAGCCTTTGATAAGGTGGCGCGGCTGTTGAGGGTGGGTTATCCGGGGGGGCCAGTGATTGATCGCCTGGCCAAAACAGGTGATCCCCAGGCCTTTAAGTTGCCAGAGGGGAGAATTTCCTTACCTGGCGGGGGTTACCATCCCTACGATTGCAGTTTTAGTGGTCTAAAAACGGCGGTGCTGCGTTTGGTGCAGCAATTTGAAACCCAGGGGAAAGCCGTGCCTGTAGCAGATATTGCGGCCAGTTTTCAATACACCGTTGCCCAGGCTTTGACGAAACGGGCAGTACGGTGTGCGGGCGATCGCCAACTGCAAACCATTGTGGTCGGTGGTGGTGTGGCAGCAAACAGTGGTTTACGGCAGATTTTGACTGCAGCGGCAGCGGAAGCAGGGATTCAGGTTTATTTCCCGCCCCTCAAGTTCTGTACGGATAATGCGGCGATGATTGCCTGTGCGGCGGCGGAACATTTCCAGAAAGGCGATCGCTCCCGGCTAGATTTGCCCGTGGCCTCCCGGTTACCGATTACCCAGGTGCAAACCCTATACACCCCTTTAGTTCCCCTCAAGGGGAAATCTTAA
- a CDS encoding photosystem I reaction center subunit III, PsaF: MQRFVAVVCAFALSLTLWLGFASPVKADSLSHLTPCSESAAYKQRAKNFRNTTADPNSGQNRAAAYSEALCGPEGLPHLIVDGRLDHAGEFLIPSLLFLYIAGWIGWAGRAYLIAVRDEKDAAMQEVIINVPRAFSLMLAGFAWPLAALKEFTSGELVVKDADVPISPR, encoded by the coding sequence ATGCAACGTTTCGTAGCTGTTGTTTGCGCCTTTGCTCTCTCTTTAACTTTGTGGCTGGGTTTTGCTTCCCCCGTGAAAGCAGATTCTTTGTCTCACTTAACCCCCTGTAGTGAGTCCGCCGCTTATAAACAAAGAGCAAAGAACTTCCGCAACACCACCGCAGACCCGAACTCCGGTCAAAACCGTGCCGCTGCTTACTCTGAAGCCCTCTGTGGCCCCGAAGGTTTGCCCCACCTTATCGTGGACGGCCGTCTTGATCATGCCGGTGAATTTTTAATTCCAAGTCTTCTCTTTCTCTACATTGCTGGTTGGATCGGCTGGGCTGGTCGCGCTTATCTGATCGCAGTCCGTGATGAAAAAGATGCGGCAATGCAAGAAGTCATCATCAATGTCCCCCGGGCGTTTAGTTTGATGTTGGCTGGTTTTGCTTGGCCTTTGGCTGCTCTGAAAGAATTTACTTCCGGTGAGCTAGTCGTGAAGGATGCGGATGTCCCCATCTCTCCTCGCTAG
- the psaJ gene encoding photosystem I reaction center subunit IX, producing MDKFLSSAPVLLTAMMVFTAGLLIEFNRFFPDLLFHP from the coding sequence ATGGATAAGTTCTTATCTTCTGCGCCGGTGTTGTTGACCGCAATGATGGTTTTTACGGCCGGACTATTAATTGAGTTCAACCGTTTCTTCCCTGATCTTTTATTCCACCCGTAG
- the plsY gene encoding glycerol-3-phosphate 1-O-acyltransferase PlsY, producing MNLSLAIAPFCIGVAYLLGAIPTGYLAGKWLKGIDIRDYGSRSTGATNVLRTLGKKAGITVLLFDALKGVAAILFFKLLYTHPEWIAFPANYDQYWLTMAVAIAAVLGHSKSIFIGFNGGKSVATSIGVLLIMAPWVALGTIVTFAAAITLTQIVSLSSISGAIAVMLLMIVLQQPLPYILFGAIAGIYVIVRHRSNIQRIIAGTEPKIGAKATN from the coding sequence ATGAATCTTTCGTTGGCGATCGCCCCCTTTTGCATCGGAGTAGCCTATTTATTGGGCGCTATTCCCACGGGCTACCTAGCTGGCAAGTGGCTCAAGGGAATTGATATCCGCGATTATGGTTCCCGTTCCACAGGGGCGACCAACGTCCTCAGAACCCTCGGTAAAAAAGCGGGGATCACGGTGTTGCTCTTCGATGCGCTCAAGGGCGTTGCGGCGATCTTATTTTTTAAGCTGCTTTATACCCACCCCGAATGGATCGCTTTTCCTGCCAACTATGACCAATACTGGCTCACCATGGCCGTGGCGATCGCCGCTGTCTTGGGCCACAGCAAATCGATTTTCATCGGCTTTAACGGCGGCAAATCCGTTGCTACCAGCATCGGCGTCCTTTTGATTATGGCTCCTTGGGTGGCCCTGGGCACCATCGTCACCTTTGCAGCGGCAATTACTTTAACCCAAATCGTTTCCCTGAGTTCAATCAGTGGGGCGATCGCCGTGATGCTTTTGATGATTGTTTTACAGCAGCCCCTCCCCTACATTCTCTTTGGGGCGATCGCTGGTATTTATGTCATTGTGCGCCATCGCAGTAATATCCAAAGAATCATCGCTGGTACCGAACCTAAAATTGGCGCAAAGGCAACAAACTAA